TGACGATGCCGATCAGCAGCACGATGCCGACGATGCCGTCCACCGACAGGCTGAAGCCGCACAGCCACAGCGCCAGCAGCGCGCCGACGCCGGCCGGCGGCAGCGTGGAGATGATGGTCAGCGGGTGGATGTAGCTCTCGTAGAGCACGCCCAGCACGATGTAGATCACCACCACCGCGGCGATCAGCAGCCACACCACGTCGGACTGGCTGGAGGAGTACTCGGCCGCCTTGCCGATGAACTCGGTGCGGATGGTCTGCGGCAGGTCCAGCTCATCGCGCACCTCGTTGATCGCCGCCACCGCCTGCGACAGCGAGTAGCCGGGGCTGACGTTGAAGGAGATCGTGGTCGCCGGCAGCTGCTGCTGATGGCTGATCACCAGCGGCGTGGTGCCGACCTTGGCGGTGGCCAGCGCCGAGAGCGGGATCGCGCCGCCGCTGCCGACGGTGATGCCGGTATTGGCGTTGCCGATGCCGGTGGCGGTGGCCGAGTTGGAGGAGGTCACCTGGCCCAGCACGGTCGCGTTGGTGCCGGTCAGCGCGCCGCTGCCGTTGCTGGCGATGGCCAGCTTGTTCATCAGCGCGTCCTGGGTGCGGAACTCCGGCGCCACTTCCAGCACCACGCGGTACTGGTTGAGCGAGGTGAAGATGGTGGAGATCTGGCGCTGGCCGTAGGCGTCGTACAGGGTGTCATCGATGCTCTGCATCGGCACGCCCAGGGCGCTGGCGGTGTCGCGGTTGACCTCGACCATCAGCGCGCGGCCGGCGTTGGCCGCGTTGTTGCCCACGTCCGACAGCTCGGGCCGCTGGCGCAATGCGGCGGTCATGCGGTCGGCCTGGGTCTGCAGCTCGGCCGTGTCCACGTCGGACAGCGAGAACTGGTACTCGGTGGCGGCCACGCGCGTATCCAGCGTCACGTCCTGCACCGGCTTGAGGTACAGCGCCACGCCGGGAATGCCGGCCACCGCCTTCTGCAGGCGCGGCACGATGGTCTCCAGGGATTCGCGCTGGCCGCGCTCCTTGAGCACGATGCTGACCTGGCCCTGGTTGAGGGTTGGGTTCATGGTGCCGGTGCCGATGAAGGCGGCCACGCCGGTCACCGCCGGATCGCGCCGCAGCGCCGCGGCGACGGCCTGGGTGCGCGCCTGCATCTGTTCGAAGGCCACGGTCTGGTCGGCCTCGACCACGCCGGTGATCAGGCCGGTGTCCTGCTCGGGCAGCAGGCCCTTGGGAATCGCGATGTACAGCAGCACGGTTACCACCACCGTGGCCAGGGCCACGATCAGGGTGAGCTTCTGCCGCGCCAGCACCCAGTCCAGGGTGCGCTCGTACAGGGCGACCGTGCGCGTCCACAGGTTGCGCTTGCCGGCGGCGGCCGCGCGCTCGTGCGCGTCGTCGCCCTCGGGCAGCGCATCGGGCTTGAGCAGGTAGGCGCACATCATCGGCGTCAGCGTCAGCGACACCAGCATCGAGATGACCACCGCGATGGACAGCACCCAGGCGAACTCGTGGAACAGCCGCCCGGTCACGCCCGGCATCAGCAGCAGCGGCAGGAACACGGCCACCAGCGAGATGGTCAGCGACAGCACGGTGAAGCCGATCTCGCGCGCGCCCTCCTCGGCCGCCTCGGGCCCGCTGCGGCCCTGCTCGATGTAGCGCACGATGTTCTCGATCATCACGATCGCGTCGTCCACCACGAAGCCGGTGGCCACCACCAGCGCCATCAGCGACAGGTTGTCCAGCGACATCCCGGCGAAGGCCATCACGCCGAAGGTGCCCACCAGCGACAGCGGCACGGCGACCGAGGGGATCACCGTGGCCCAAAGCCGGCGCAGGAACACGAAGATCACCGCCACCACCAGGCCGATGGTCAGCACCAGGGTGAACTGCACCTCGTGCACCGAGGCGCGGATGGTCTCGGTGCGGTCGGAGAACACGTCCAGCTTCACTTCCGAGGGCAGCACCGTGCGCAGCTGCGGCAGCAGCGCGCGGATGGCGGCCACGGTCTGGACGATGTTGGCGCCGGGCTGGCGGCGGATTTCCAGCAGCACCGCCTGCTTGCCGTCGGCCCAGGCCGAAAGCTGGTCGTTCTCGACCCCGTCCACCACCTTGGCCACGTCGCCCAGGCGCACCGGGGCGCCGTTCTTGTAGCTGATGATGGTGTCGTTGTAGCCCTGCGCGTCCTCGAGCTGGTCGTTGGTGCCGATGCTGTAGGTCTGGGTGGCGCCGTTGAGCGAGCCCTTGGGCGCGTTGACGTTGGCCTGGGTCAGCGCGCTGCGCAGCGTCTCCAGGGTCATGCCCATGTTGGACAGCTGCGCCGGGTTGACCTGGATGCGCACGGCCGGACGCACGTTGCCGGCGATGGACACCAGGCCCACGCCCGGCACCTGCGACAGGCGCTGGGCCAGGATGGAGTCGGCGTAGCGGTTGACCTCGCGCAGCGGCAGCGTGTCGGAGGTCAGCTTGAGGGTGACGATGGCCGCGTCGGCCGGGTTCACCCGGTTATACGTGGGCTGGTACGGCAGGCCGCTGGGCAGCGTGGCCTGGCGGATGGCCGACTGCACGTCCTGCGAGGCCACGTCGATGTCGCGGTCCATCGCGAACTGCAGCACGATCGTGGACAGGCCGGCCGAGGAGTCGGAGGTCATCATGTCCAGGCCGGAGATCTGGCCCAGCTGGCGCTCCAGCGGCGTGGTCACCAGCGCGGCCATGGTCGCCGCGCTGGCGCCGGGGTACTGCGTGGTCACCACCAGGCTGGGCGAATCGATCTCGGGCAGCGCCGACACCGGCAGGCTGCGATAGCCCATGATGCCCAGCAGCATCACGCCGATCATCAGCAGCGTGGTGGCGATGGGGCGGCGGATGAAGATGCTGGAGAAGCCCAAGGGAAGTCCGTCCTGTCAAAGCGTCTTGCGGCGGCCCGCGCGTGACGCGGCGCGGGCCGTGATCGGTTGCCTTCAGCGACCGGGCGGTCCGCGGCGGCCGCCGCGCTGCTGGCCCTGCGCGGCCTGCTGCAGTTCCTCGGCGGTGGGCTCGGGCGGCGCCTGGCCGGGCTTGAGCGGATTGACCTTGGCGTTGGGCTTGAGCCGGAACTGGCCCTCGGTCACCACGCGCTGCCCGGCGGTCAGGCCCTTGGTCACCACGATGTGGGTCGAGCCAACCTCCACCCCGGTGGTCACCGGCGTCATCTTGACCGTGTCCTCGCCGACCAGCGCATAGACGTAGTCGCCGTCCGGGCCGCGCTGCACGGCCTCGGTCGGCACCACCAGGCCCTGCTTGAGCGTGTCCACCTGCAGGCGCACGTTGACGAACTGCCCCGGCCACAGCACGTGGTCGGCGTTGGGGAAGCGCGCACGCAGGCGGAAGGTGTTGCTGTCGGCACTGACCTGGTTGTCGACCACGTCCAGCACGCCGTCGGCGGCGATCACGTGCTGGTCGGTGCTGTCCAGCGCGGCCACCTGCGCGTTGCCGCGCGCCTGGGCGGCGCGCACCACGTCCAGGTCCTGCGCCGGCAGGCTGAAGGAGGCGTAGATCGGCTCGACCTGGGTGATGGTCACGATCGTCGAACCGGTGGTCACCACGTTGCCCACGTCCACGCCGCGGATGCCGGCGATGCCGTCGATCGGCGAGACGATGCGGGTATAGCCCAGCTGCACCGCGGCGGCCTGCATCTGCGCCTCGGCCGCGGCCACGCCGGCGGTGTACTGGGCGACCAGGTTCCGCTGCGTGTCCAGGTCGGTGCGCGCCACGTATTGGCTGTACTTGGGATCGTTCAGGCGCGCATTGGTATCGCGCGCGGTCTGCAGCTGGGCCAGGTTCTGCTTCCGGGAGGCGGCCGCCTGGTCATAGCTGGCCTGCAGTTCGCGCGGGTCGATCTGCGCCAGCAGCTGGCCCTTCTTGACCGGCTGGCCTTCGGTGAAGTCCAGGCTCATCAGGCGCCCGCCGGTCTGCGGGTTGATCGTCACGGTATTGAGCGCGGTGACGGTGCCCGTCGTGCTGCGGTAGACCGGCACGTCCTGGGTGGTGACCGCCTCGACCGTGACCGGGACCGGCTTGTTGCTGTCCTGGCCGCCCTGGCGCGCTTCCGCATCGCCATGGTCCCGCTTGCCGCAGGCGCGCAGGCCCAACACCACCACGACCACCACCACGACCGTCCACAGGACGATCTTCCATTTACGCGACATGCAACGATTCTCCGGGATGGGGGACGGCGTGTTCCCCGCCTACGACATGCAAGGTTAGCGGTTGGTAACGCGCGTGCCTGCATGACTGATGACAGGGGCATCAGGCCTGTGGGCGGCTTCGTTCAGCCGCCAGCAGGCTGGAGGTCATCGATTGGTCATGCGTCCATGTCCTGGCCGCGGTGGCGCCGCCACCGCGCGCGAGGCCCGATCAGCGGTCGCAGCCGACCAGCTGGATGGTCTGTCCCGGCTTGAGCGCGTACGCCGGCGCGCGCAGCTTGTTGGCCTTGGCCAGATCGCCCAGGTCGCACTGGAACTTGCCTGCCACCTTGCCCAGCGTGTCGCCGCGGGCCACCTTGTAGCTGCGCACCTGCCTGGCTTTCGGCTTGGCCGGCTTGGGGCTGCCGGTGGCCACTGTGGTCGGCACGCCGGCCGGCGCCTGCACCGGCACGCCGCTGACATCGCCGACCGCCAC
The window above is part of the Pseudoxanthomonas sp. X-1 genome. Proteins encoded here:
- a CDS encoding efflux RND transporter permease subunit — its product is MGFSSIFIRRPIATTLLMIGVMLLGIMGYRSLPVSALPEIDSPSLVVTTQYPGASAATMAALVTTPLERQLGQISGLDMMTSDSSAGLSTIVLQFAMDRDIDVASQDVQSAIRQATLPSGLPYQPTYNRVNPADAAIVTLKLTSDTLPLREVNRYADSILAQRLSQVPGVGLVSIAGNVRPAVRIQVNPAQLSNMGMTLETLRSALTQANVNAPKGSLNGATQTYSIGTNDQLEDAQGYNDTIISYKNGAPVRLGDVAKVVDGVENDQLSAWADGKQAVLLEIRRQPGANIVQTVAAIRALLPQLRTVLPSEVKLDVFSDRTETIRASVHEVQFTLVLTIGLVVAVIFVFLRRLWATVIPSVAVPLSLVGTFGVMAFAGMSLDNLSLMALVVATGFVVDDAIVMIENIVRYIEQGRSGPEAAEEGAREIGFTVLSLTISLVAVFLPLLLMPGVTGRLFHEFAWVLSIAVVISMLVSLTLTPMMCAYLLKPDALPEGDDAHERAAAAGKRNLWTRTVALYERTLDWVLARQKLTLIVALATVVVTVLLYIAIPKGLLPEQDTGLITGVVEADQTVAFEQMQARTQAVAAALRRDPAVTGVAAFIGTGTMNPTLNQGQVSIVLKERGQRESLETIVPRLQKAVAGIPGVALYLKPVQDVTLDTRVAATEYQFSLSDVDTAELQTQADRMTAALRQRPELSDVGNNAANAGRALMVEVNRDTASALGVPMQSIDDTLYDAYGQRQISTIFTSLNQYRVVLEVAPEFRTQDALMNKLAIASNGSGALTGTNATVLGQVTSSNSATATGIGNANTGITVGSGGAIPLSALATAKVGTTPLVISHQQQLPATTISFNVSPGYSLSQAVAAINEVRDELDLPQTIRTEFIGKAAEYSSSQSDVVWLLIAAVVVIYIVLGVLYESYIHPLTIISTLPPAGVGALLALWLCGFSLSVDGIVGIVLLIGIVKKNAIMMIDFAIEARRTGMSAHDAIRRACLLRFRPIMMTTACALLGALPLALGDGIGSELRKPLGVSIVGGLLLSQLVTLYTTPVIYLYMERASERVQRWRDARAARHGAPAPEAG
- a CDS encoding efflux RND transporter periplasmic adaptor subunit; its protein translation is MSRKWKIVLWTVVVVVVVVLGLRACGKRDHGDAEARQGGQDSNKPVPVTVEAVTTQDVPVYRSTTGTVTALNTVTINPQTGGRLMSLDFTEGQPVKKGQLLAQIDPRELQASYDQAAASRKQNLAQLQTARDTNARLNDPKYSQYVARTDLDTQRNLVAQYTAGVAAAEAQMQAAAVQLGYTRIVSPIDGIAGIRGVDVGNVVTTGSTIVTITQVEPIYASFSLPAQDLDVVRAAQARGNAQVAALDSTDQHVIAADGVLDVVDNQVSADSNTFRLRARFPNADHVLWPGQFVNVRLQVDTLKQGLVVPTEAVQRGPDGDYVYALVGEDTVKMTPVTTGVEVGSTHIVVTKGLTAGQRVVTEGQFRLKPNAKVNPLKPGQAPPEPTAEELQQAAQGQQRGGRRGPPGR